Proteins from a single region of Thunnus maccoyii chromosome 23, fThuMac1.1, whole genome shotgun sequence:
- the spi2 gene encoding transcription factor Spi-C codes for FECFNLQETQSDLEVILEFLEEYYRQNTGENGKEKGWKMKLSDKVYWAAGVPGVDDSSCEQLGMSYESPVSSLVAGRKVRLFHFLFEMLEDPTMAHCVSWVPAATGVFRFSSRNKDQLAALWGQRKGNKRPMTYQKMSRALRNYARSGEIFKVKKKLTYQFSPNTLMSLQKCHRGDL; via the exons TTTGAATGCTTTAACCTCCAGGAGACCCAATCAGATTTGGAGGTGATTTTGGAATTCCTAGAGGAGTACTACAGACAAAACACTGGAGAAAATGGTAAGGAGAAAGGCTggaaaatgaaattat caGACAAGGTGTACTGGGCTGCAGGTGTGCCAGGTGTGGATGATTCATCATGTGAGCAGCTTGGGATGTCCTATGAGTCACCT GTTTCCTCACTGGTTGCAGGTAGAAAGGTGCGcctgtttcacttcctgtttgaaaTGTTGGAGGATCCAACCATGGCCCACTGTGTGTCCTGGGTCCCAGCAGCCACTGGCGTTTTCCGCTTTTCCTCCAGAAACAAGGACCAGTTAGCGGCCCTCTGGGGGCAGAGAAAGGGCAACAAGAGGCCGATGACTTACCAGAAGATGTCCCGGGCCCTCAGGAACTACGCCCGGTCCGGAGAGATTTTCAAGGTGAAGAAGAAGCTCACCTACCAGTTCAGCCCAAACACCCTGATGTCACTGCAGAAGTGTCATCGAGGAGATTTGTAA
- the spic gene encoding transcription factor Spi-C, with protein sequence MASTEGSTQSYKMGSFDNDINQHFQDAIDVIQQHSNHSYYESEYTYYETLGPQQPSLQCQISCCLVTHPSDVPTSTYDWNDTAQQAWPQVIPDVSLNHSQTESPHFYSILPPQRNSKGRKKLRLYEYLHEALNDPNMGDSIQWTDSGSGTFHFISKNKEKLAECWGQRKGNRKTMTYQKMARALRNYSRTGEIIKVRRKLTYQFNPDILHRLGSAQVPMHLPCHPSQEEVHIQQQQNPAEQSYCGSAAPDWHSWYGHYQLQEDYDLAASFTSHNAAKL encoded by the exons ATGGCCTCAACTGAGGGCAGCACTCAGTCATACAAGATG GGTTCCTTTGACAACGACATCAATCAACATTTCCAGGATGCAATTGATGTGATTCAACAGCATTCAAATCATTCATATTATGAATCAG agtaTACATACTATGAGACTCTGGGTCCCCAGCAGCCATCTCTGCAGTGTCAGATCTCCTGCTGCCTCGTCACACACCCTTCTGATGTCCCAACTTCCACATATGACTGGAATGACACAGCT cagcaggCATGGCCTCAGGTTATCCCTGATGTCTCCTTGAATCACTCACAAACTGAATCTCCTCATTTCTACTCCATCTTGCCACCACAGAGGAATAGTAAAG GTCGCAAGAAGCTCCGACTTTATGAATACCTCCATGAAGCTCTGAATGACCCCAACATGGGCGACTCAATCCAGTGGACAGACAGCGGAAGCGGCACCTTCCACTTCATCTCCAAGAACAAAGAGAAGCTGGCTGAGTGCTGGGGCCAACGCAAGGGCAACCGCAAGACCATGACCTATCAGAAGATGGCACGGGCCCTGAGAAACTACAGCCGCACCGGTGAGATCATCAAGGTGCGCCGCAAACTCACCTACCAGTTCAACCCAGACATCCTGCACAGGCTCGGCTCTGCACAGGTGCCCATGCACCTGCCCTGCCACCCCTCACAGGAGGAAGtccacatccagcagcagcaaaaccCGGCTGAACAGAGCTACTGTGGCTCTGCAGCACCGGACTGGCACAGCTGGTACGGACACTACCAGCTGCAGGAAGATTATGACCTGGCTGCCAGCTTCACTTCACACAACGCAGCCAAGCTCTGA
- the si:ch211-214j24.14 gene encoding bcl-2-like protein 13, with amino-acid sequence MGDVDPEDTKSLDSNDGGVLAGEENHSSNSDMVHLEREEAEMLEEAEREVAESGEEEERRRRTEEEEEEDEELQTSVLSVLGGERELVELREEEQDLQAPETEDFLMSAEEPHMEKAPAEFMQVVPPMALPPLPIVRLDPPSATSTPVPSVTTSEVEELYSIQGLHPPSILAPMEAEPPVESQTLEQLKFSQIPLSDAEEHSVKASQAAPEKPEPQPTDPKTTKPKSSTELPVLLCGGAALVAVVGVVAYGAVAYCRK; translated from the coding sequence ATGGGTGACGTGGACCCCGAGGACACTAAGAGCCTCGACAGCAACGACGGGGGGGTTCTGGCCGGAGAGGAGAACCACTCCTCCAACTCTGACATGGTCCACCTGGAACGAGAGGAAGCTGAGATGCTcgaggaggcagagagggaagTAGCTGAGtcgggagaggaggaggagaggagaaggagaacagaagaggaagaggaggaggatgaggagctGCAGACAAGTGTTTTGAGCGTGTTGGGTGGGGAGAGGGAGCTGGTTGAGCTCAGGGAGGAGGAACAGGACCTCCAGGCCCCAGAAACTGAGGATTTCCTGATGTCAGCAGAGGAGCCTCACATGGAGAAGGCGCCTGCAGAGTTCATGCAGGTGGTTCCCCCGATGGCCCTGCCTCCTCTGCCTATCGTCAGGCTCGATCCCCCCTCCGCTACGTCCACCCCAGTCCCTTCAGTAACAACCTCTGAAGTAGAGGAGCTATATTCTATTCAGGGGCTCCACCCTCCATCAATCCTCGCACCGATGGAAGCGGAGCCTCCGGTTGAGAGTCAAACTCTCGAGCAACTAAAATTCTCACAGATTCCCCTCTCGGATGCGGAGGAACATTCTGTCAAAGCCTCTCAGGCAGCACCAGAGAAGCCGGAGCCACAGCCCACTGATCCCAAGACTACCAAACCTAAGAGCTCCACTGAGCTGCCAGTGTTGCTATGCGGAGGCGCTGCTTTAGTAGCCGTTGTAGGTGTTGTGGCATATGGTGCTGTGGCCTACTGCAGAAAGTAG